The following proteins come from a genomic window of Nocardiopsis sp. YSL2:
- a CDS encoding acyl carrier protein, with protein MAHTEQEILSGLGEIIEEIVGTDASEVSPEKSFVDDLDIDSLSMVEIAIAAQDKFGVEIPDDQLKDLKTVQDVITFIQK; from the coding sequence ATGGCTCACACCGAGCAGGAGATCCTGAGCGGCCTCGGCGAGATCATCGAGGAGATCGTCGGTACCGACGCCTCCGAGGTCAGCCCGGAGAAAAGCTTCGTCGACGACCTCGACATCGACTCGCTGTCCATGGTGGAGATCGCCATCGCCGCCCAGGACAAGTTCGGCGTGGAGATCCCCGACGACCAGCTCAAGGACCTCAAGACGGTCCAGGACGTCATCACCTTCATCCAGAAGTAG
- the fabF gene encoding beta-ketoacyl-ACP synthase II — protein MSKTDVVITGLGATTPLGGDVATTWSALLDGRSGISMLDESWHEKLPVHFAGRIAQEPSEKLPRPRLRRLDRTQQFALIAAQEAWADAGTPEIDPLRLGVVVSSGIGGILTILEQYDTFREKGWKRVSPFTVPMLMPNSPAAAVSLEFTARAGAHAPVSACASSAEAIANGVDMIRAGRADIVIAGGTEAAIHPLNIASFASMRALSTRNDDPQTASRPWDKDRDGFVMGEGAGIVVLESAEHAARRGARVYARAAGVGYTNDAYDIVQPDPEGTGQARAITEALTDADLRTSDIVHVNAHATSTPAGDVGETRAIRTALGDADADRVAVTSTKSMTGHLLGGAGAVESIATVLALHEGRIPPTINIHELDPDVVVDIVRDKPRDMPTGDVAAINESFGFGGHNIALVFQRV, from the coding sequence ATGTCCAAGACCGATGTCGTCATCACCGGCCTCGGCGCCACCACCCCCCTCGGGGGTGACGTCGCGACCACATGGTCCGCGCTCCTCGACGGCCGCTCCGGCATCTCCATGCTGGACGAGTCCTGGCACGAGAAGCTCCCCGTGCACTTCGCCGGGCGCATCGCCCAGGAGCCCTCGGAGAAGCTGCCGCGTCCGCGCCTGCGCCGGCTCGACCGGACCCAGCAGTTCGCCCTGATCGCGGCCCAGGAGGCCTGGGCCGACGCCGGCACTCCCGAGATCGACCCGCTGCGCCTCGGCGTGGTCGTCTCCAGCGGGATCGGTGGCATCCTCACCATCCTCGAGCAGTACGACACCTTCCGTGAGAAGGGCTGGAAGCGGGTCTCCCCGTTCACCGTGCCCATGCTCATGCCCAACAGCCCCGCGGCCGCGGTCAGCCTGGAGTTCACCGCCCGGGCCGGGGCGCACGCCCCCGTCAGCGCCTGCGCCTCCAGCGCCGAGGCCATCGCCAACGGTGTCGACATGATCCGCGCCGGGCGCGCCGACATCGTCATCGCCGGCGGCACCGAGGCGGCCATCCACCCGCTCAACATCGCCTCCTTCGCCTCGATGCGCGCGCTGTCCACGCGCAACGACGACCCGCAGACCGCCTCCCGTCCCTGGGACAAGGACCGTGACGGCTTCGTCATGGGCGAGGGCGCCGGCATCGTGGTCCTGGAGTCGGCCGAGCACGCGGCCCGCCGCGGCGCCCGGGTGTACGCCCGCGCCGCCGGTGTCGGTTACACCAACGACGCCTACGACATCGTCCAGCCCGACCCCGAGGGCACCGGCCAGGCGCGCGCCATCACCGAGGCCCTGACCGACGCCGACCTCCGGACGAGCGACATCGTGCACGTCAACGCGCACGCCACGTCCACCCCGGCCGGCGACGTCGGTGAGACACGTGCGATCCGCACCGCCCTGGGCGACGCCGACGCCGACCGCGTGGCGGTGACCTCCACCAAGTCCATGACCGGCCACCTGCTGGGCGGCGCGGGCGCGGTGGAGTCGATCGCCACGGTCCTGGCCCTGCACGAGGGCCGGATCCCGCCGACGATCAACATCCACGAGCTGGACCCCGACGTGGTGGTGGACATCGTCCGCGACAAGCCCCGGGACATGCCCACCGGCGACGTGGCGGCGATCAACGAGTCCTTCGGGTTCGGCGGTCACAACATCGCTCTGGTGTTCCAACGCGTCTGA
- a CDS encoding beta-ketoacyl-ACP synthase III → MFSSPSTPPGAAIVAFGDYQPAQVVTNADLTARVDTTDEWIQSRVGIQERRIAGPGDTVESMAVVAGGKALAAGGLAPEDIDLVIVATCTAQDQIPNAAASVAAKLGIVAPGAFDVNAACAGFCYALAIASDSVRGGSARNVLVIGSEKLSDWVDWDDRSTCVIFADGAGAAVVSASEEHGVGPVVWGSSGERADKIYLRDHKYLYQEGQAVFRWTTTELYEVALEALDRAGVDPSELTAFVPHQANLRIVESIARKLGAPQALVARDIVTAGNTSSASVPLALSRMVERGELPSGSTVLTLGFGAGLVYAAQVIRIP, encoded by the coding sequence ATGTTCAGCTCCCCGAGCACTCCCCCGGGCGCGGCGATCGTCGCCTTCGGCGACTACCAGCCGGCCCAGGTCGTCACCAACGCCGACCTGACGGCCCGCGTGGACACCACCGACGAGTGGATCCAGAGCCGCGTGGGCATCCAGGAGCGCCGCATCGCGGGACCGGGCGACACCGTCGAGAGCATGGCCGTGGTGGCCGGCGGCAAGGCGCTGGCGGCCGGCGGGCTGGCCCCCGAGGACATCGACCTGGTGATCGTGGCCACCTGCACCGCGCAGGACCAGATCCCCAACGCGGCCGCCTCGGTCGCCGCCAAGCTGGGCATCGTCGCCCCGGGCGCCTTCGACGTCAACGCCGCCTGCGCGGGCTTCTGCTACGCGCTGGCCATCGCCTCGGACTCGGTCCGCGGCGGCAGCGCGCGCAACGTGCTGGTGATCGGGTCGGAGAAGCTCAGCGACTGGGTGGACTGGGACGACCGCTCCACCTGCGTGATCTTCGCCGACGGCGCCGGCGCCGCGGTGGTCTCGGCCTCCGAGGAGCACGGTGTGGGGCCGGTGGTGTGGGGCTCCTCCGGGGAGCGCGCCGACAAGATCTACCTGCGCGACCACAAGTACCTCTACCAGGAGGGCCAGGCGGTCTTCCGCTGGACCACCACGGAGCTGTACGAGGTCGCCCTGGAGGCCCTGGACAGGGCCGGGGTGGACCCCTCCGAGCTCACCGCGTTCGTTCCCCACCAGGCGAATCTGCGCATCGTGGAGTCCATCGCCCGCAAGCTGGGGGCGCCACAGGCACTCGTGGCGCGCGATATCGTCACCGCTGGCAACACCTCCTCCGCGTCCGTTCCGCTCGCGCTCTCGCGCATGGTGGAACGCGGGGAGCTGCCGTCGGGGAGCACCGTCCTCACCCTGGGCTTCGGCGCGGGGCTGGTCTATGCCGCACAGGTGATCCGTATCCCCTGA
- a CDS encoding ACP S-malonyltransferase produces MLVIVAPGQGAQVPGFLTPWLELPGVAEQFAAWSEVTGLDLVRFGTTADADEIRDTAVAQPLLVSAGLVAASAMLGPASHPGPALPADPSVVDAVAGHSVGEFTAAAIAGVLSPHDALALVAERGRGMADAAARTETGMTAVLGGDREEVLAGIEAAGLTPANDNGSGQIVAAGTTEQLAAFAENPPGRARLRSLSVAGAFHTEHMAPAVERVRAGAAHLTTSDPTVRLLSNADGAVVSGGADYLERLVTQISSPVRWDACTKTLADLGVTGLIELTPAGTLTGLAKRALRGVDLLAVKTPDDLDRAAALIKEHAGTTPHASPAQEG; encoded by the coding sequence GTGCTTGTAATCGTTGCTCCCGGCCAAGGTGCCCAGGTTCCCGGATTCCTCACCCCGTGGCTCGAGCTGCCCGGCGTCGCCGAACAGTTCGCCGCGTGGTCCGAGGTGACCGGGCTCGACCTCGTGCGCTTCGGCACGACCGCGGACGCGGACGAGATCCGCGACACCGCCGTCGCCCAGCCCCTGCTGGTCAGCGCCGGCCTCGTCGCGGCCTCCGCCATGCTCGGGCCCGCGTCCCACCCCGGTCCGGCGCTGCCGGCGGATCCCTCCGTCGTGGACGCCGTGGCGGGCCACAGCGTCGGTGAGTTCACCGCCGCCGCCATCGCCGGCGTCCTGTCCCCGCACGACGCGCTGGCCCTGGTCGCCGAGCGCGGGCGGGGCATGGCCGACGCCGCGGCCCGCACCGAGACCGGCATGACTGCGGTCCTGGGCGGTGACCGCGAGGAGGTCCTGGCCGGGATCGAGGCCGCCGGCCTCACTCCCGCCAACGACAACGGTTCCGGGCAGATCGTGGCCGCCGGCACCACCGAGCAGCTCGCGGCGTTCGCCGAGAACCCGCCGGGACGGGCCCGCCTGCGCTCGCTGTCGGTCGCGGGCGCCTTCCACACCGAGCACATGGCCCCGGCCGTGGAGCGGGTCCGGGCGGGCGCGGCCCACCTGACCACCTCCGATCCCACGGTGCGGCTGCTCTCCAACGCCGACGGCGCGGTCGTCAGCGGGGGAGCGGACTACCTGGAGCGCCTGGTCACCCAGATCTCCTCTCCCGTGCGGTGGGACGCCTGCACGAAGACGCTCGCCGACCTGGGTGTGACCGGCCTCATCGAACTCACGCCGGCCGGCACGCTGACCGGCCTGGCCAAGCGCGCGCTGCGCGGCGTCGACCTCCTCGCGGTGAAGACGCCCGACGACCTCGACCGCGCCGCCGCCCTCATCAAGGAGCACGCGGGTACCACCCCCCACGCGAGCCCCGCCCAGGAAGGTTGA
- a CDS encoding CdaR family transcriptional regulator, translating to MNTESHPTPDEGPTEQDATDQDRVRAETVRRLERSMGTIGTAAVARMEERLGWFRRMSAEDRSWIGLVAQSGVAAFVDWFRNPVRGRPAITVEVFGTAPRELTRSVSLQQTVDMIRVVIDVVEVQVEELAAPGGAQQLREAVLRYTREVAFSSAKVYARAAEARGAWDARLEALIVDALLHGDREEGLQTWGSALGWSHTPVIAVAGDAGEEGGTKVLDDIRAAARRLGHDVLAGRQGRRVVVVVGVGDRYAADELPVAAAEPLSGLFGPGPVVVGPAVPDLRAAGASARAAVNGLRAAVAWPDAPRPVLADDLLPERALRGDTDARRQLVEEVYVPLQGAGSPLLDTLSVYLEHASSLEATARMLFVHPNTVRYRLSRIGELTGRIPSDGRGSFVLRVAVALGRLAEHGED from the coding sequence GTGAACACCGAATCCCACCCGACACCGGACGAGGGCCCCACGGAACAGGATGCCACGGACCAGGACCGCGTCCGGGCCGAGACCGTACGCCGCCTGGAGCGCTCGATGGGCACCATCGGCACGGCCGCCGTGGCGCGCATGGAGGAGCGGCTGGGCTGGTTCCGCCGGATGTCGGCCGAGGACCGGTCATGGATCGGCCTGGTCGCGCAGTCGGGCGTGGCCGCCTTCGTCGACTGGTTCCGCAACCCGGTGCGGGGACGCCCGGCGATCACCGTGGAGGTGTTCGGCACCGCGCCGCGGGAGCTGACCCGCTCGGTCTCCCTCCAGCAGACCGTCGACATGATCCGCGTGGTCATCGACGTGGTCGAGGTCCAGGTGGAGGAGTTGGCCGCGCCGGGTGGAGCCCAGCAGTTGCGCGAGGCCGTGCTGCGCTACACACGCGAGGTGGCCTTCAGCTCCGCGAAGGTCTACGCGCGCGCCGCCGAGGCGCGGGGGGCGTGGGACGCCCGGCTGGAGGCGCTGATCGTCGACGCCCTCCTGCACGGGGACCGGGAGGAGGGCCTGCAGACCTGGGGATCGGCCCTGGGGTGGTCGCACACCCCTGTCATCGCGGTGGCGGGCGACGCGGGCGAGGAGGGCGGCACCAAGGTCCTCGACGACATCCGCGCGGCCGCGCGGCGCCTGGGCCACGACGTGCTCGCGGGACGGCAGGGCCGGCGCGTGGTGGTCGTCGTCGGGGTGGGGGACCGCTACGCGGCCGACGAGCTTCCCGTGGCCGCCGCCGAGCCCCTGTCCGGGCTGTTCGGCCCCGGTCCGGTGGTCGTGGGGCCGGCCGTACCCGACCTGCGCGCGGCCGGCGCCTCGGCGCGGGCCGCGGTCAACGGCCTGCGCGCCGCGGTCGCCTGGCCCGACGCTCCGCGCCCGGTCCTCGCCGACGACCTGCTGCCCGAGCGGGCCCTGCGGGGCGACACCGACGCTCGGCGCCAACTGGTGGAGGAGGTCTACGTCCCGTTGCAGGGCGCGGGCTCCCCCCTGCTGGACACGCTCTCGGTCTACCTGGAGCACGCCTCCTCGCTGGAGGCCACGGCGCGCATGCTGTTCGTCCACCCCAACACCGTGCGCTACCGGCTCAGCCGCATCGGCGAGCTCACCGGACGCATCCCCTCCGACGGCCGGGGTTCGTTCGTGCTGCGGGTGGCGGTCGCCCTGGGCCGGCTCGCCGAGCACGGCGAGGACTGA